The genomic region TCAACGTGCACGCAGTAAGCAATTGCTAGTAGACGAACGTCATCTGTTTGTTCTAGAAGGTTGGATGGAAGATAGCAAGGTAGGCGACATTCGTGAAGCGTTAGAAGAGCGGTTAGAAAAAGAAAACTTTGCTTTGGTTACAGAAGAAGTTCAAGAAGAAGAAATGGATAAAGTTCCGATTGTCTTAGAAAATAATAAAGTCGTTACTCCTTTTGAAAACATTACCGATATGTATAGTTTGCCTAAGTATAATGAAATGGATCCAACACCCTTCTTAACACCATTTTATTTATTGTTTTTCGGAATGATGTTAGCTGACTTAGGTTATGGAATGCTTTTATTCGCTGCTACAGCAGTTGCACTAAAGTTTTTCCACTTTGATAAAGGAATGAGAAAGAACCTCAGCTTTTTCCACTTATTATCTTATCCTACGATGATGTGGGGATTAATATATGGATCGTTCTTTGGATTTGAACTACCATTTGTTTTACTATCTACTATGGATGACGTTAATACCATTCTTGTACTTTCAATTGTATTTGGGGTTTTACAAATACTTTTAGGACTCGGACTGAGAACTTACCTGCTTTTACGCGATAAAGACCCGTTTGGCGCAGTAGCAGAGGGAATTGGTTGGATTGTTATCTTTGTAGGAATCATCATTGTACTAATAGCAAATATGGTGTTCCCAAATGCCTTCGTAGCCACACTAGGACAAGGAATTGCAATAGCAGGTGTTGTCGCAATCTTGGTGGCATCCACATTAGGTTCTGAAAGTAAAGGGCTTGGTTTTGGTTCAGGTCTTTACAACCTATATGGGATTACCGGATACGTTGGGGATATTGTTAGTTACACACGTTTGATGGCGCTTGGTGTTTCAGGAAGCAGTATCGCATTAGCATTTAATATGATTATCGGTTTCTTACCACCCGTCGCAAGATTTACAGTAGGGATTTTATTATTTATTGCTTTACATTCCATAAACTTCGGACTTTCATTATTAAGTGCGTATGTGCATGGCGCTCGTTTAATTTTCGTTGAATTTTTTGGTAAATTCTACGAAGGTGGGGGGAAAGCACTAAATCCCTTGAAAACTTCAGAAGAATACATAGAATTAAAAAATAATTATAATCGATAAGATGGAGGAATATATTAATGGAAAACATGACATGGTTACAATTTTTTATTGAAAACAGCGGTGGTTACGTCTTTGCAGCACTAGGGATCGGTATGGCAGTAATATTCGCAGGTATGGGTTCAGCTAAGGGTGTTGGTATGACAGGTGAAGCTGCAACCGCGCTTATTAAAGAACAACCTGAAAAATTCGCTAAAGCATTGATTCTACAACTATTGCCAGGTACACAAGGTTTGTATGGTTTCGTTATTGGTTTCCTAATTTATATAAATATGTCTCCAGAAATGGCATTTCAAGATGGATTGTACATGTTCATGGCAGCTCTACCAATTGCATTTACTGGATTAACATCAGGTGTTGCACAAGGTCGTGTGGCTACTGCTGGTCTACAAATTCTAGCAAAACGTGAAGAACATAACACTAAAGGAATCATCTTTTCAGCGATGGTTGAAACGTATGCAATTCTAGGGTTTGTTATCTCCTTCCTACTAGTTCTAAACGGATAATAACGAACGAAGGGATGGTTGAAAATCGATGAAAGAATTAGAAGGACTGTCAAGTCAAATATTGAATCGAACAAAAGAAAAAGGCCAGGAAAAACTGGTTGCAAAAGAAACAGAATTAAATGCTAAGATTGAGGCAAATCGTATTCGTTTAGTAGAGTTTCAAAAAAACCAAAAAGAGTTGATCCATTCCAGAAATGAAATGGAGTATGAGCGTCAAAAACAATCATTACGCAACGAAAAACGAAATACACTATTAGGTGAAAAACAAGCTATATTAGCAGACATTTACGAGGGTGCTATTGAAAAAATGTCTAATTGGGATACCGAAACCTTCCAGCAATTTGCTGGGAATATTCTAAAACGATTCTCAAATAAGGCCGTCACTTTCGTAACTGGGGAGAAATCAGCAGAGCACATTACCAGTGCATTCAAATCTGCAAATCCGTCCGTCACGTTTTCTGATGATTTTATGCCAGGAAAAGCTGGCTTCATCGTGAGTGTCGATGGAGTAGATTATAATTATTTCTTTGATCAAGTTGTGGAGGAAATCCAAAAAGATTTCACTCCTAAGTTGGCCTCCCTTGCATTTAAAAAAAATGAGTAAGGGGTGAAGGATGCATGAAAGATACTGATTACAAAGGTATCAATACATTAATTCGCACATATGAATTACGTTTACTAAAGTCTGAAGACATGGAGCGTTTATTAAAAGCTGAGTCTTTAAGAGCTGCTTTAGAAATGTTGAGAACAACTGATTACGATTTTGATATCGAAGCTGTTATAAATAGTAAAGATTTTAATAGGTTTTTGATAGCGCATTTGCACGATGTCTATCAAGAATTATATGAACTAGCACCAGAACCTGAGCTATTAGGTTTGTTTACATTACGCTATAGTTACCATAATTTAAAAGTAATGTTTAAAGAGCGCTTTTTAGATGAGCAGCATGATGATTTATTAATTCCGATTGGTGAGATGTCATTAGAATCGCTGCGAAATTTGGTGGAAACTGGTGAAAGTTCACAAGCCCACCCAATTATGGTGGAGGCAGTTCAAGCTTTGAAGACAGAGTTTGAAGAGAGTGGACGTATAGAAGCAGTTACAGTCTACATGGATACTTATTATTTACGTCATTTACGGGCTGTTACGGATGAAGTTAATTATCCAAGTGTGACTGAAATTGCTGACACTATTATTGATATGTATAACTTAACATCTGTAGTGAGAAGCCAGAATCAAGATAAACCACGAAGTCATTTATATACGCTGCTATCATCAGCGGGTTCGATCGCTAAACAAGATATTATAGATGAATCTATAAACGGTTCTGTTGCGATTATTCGTAAACTGTATGCTGGAAAAGCTTACAGTGGAAGATTAGAGAGTGTGATAAATGACAATAAGGTGAACACATTAAAACTCGATCAGTTAATGAACGAGTTGATTCACGAAGTTGTTTCGGATGGTTTTTATCAAGCCTTTGGTCCTTTGCCATTACTCGGTTATATTTATGCTAAAGAAACAGAAGTGACAAATTTAAGATTAATTTTAGTTGGTAAAGATAACGGAATTAGTGAAGATATTTTACGTGAAAGGGTGCGATTAGTTTATGGCTCATAATATTGGTGTTGTTGGCGATAAAGATTCCATCCTCCCATTCAAAATTTTAGGTTTCTCAGTTTTTGCAAGCACAAATCCTAGAGAAGCAAGAGAAATTGTCGATCGACTTGCACGTGAAAATTATGGAATTATTTATCTAACAGAAGAATTAGCTGCTCAAATGTCGGATACCATTGAACGTTACGATGCGACATTAGTTCCTGCTATTATTCTTATTCCAAATCACAGTGGGTCTTTAGGAATAGGTAAAAGAAGAATTCAAGAAAATGTAGAAAAAGCAGTTGGACAAAATATTTTATAAGTAGGAGGGAACTTGTTTGAAAAATGGAGAAATTATAAAAGTTTCCGGTCCTTTAGTTATGGCAAAAGGTATGGAAGCAGCAAACATTTTTGATATCTGTCGTGTTGGCGATTTAGGGCTAATTGGAGAAGTTATCGAAATGCGTGAAGACGTTGCTTCTATTCAAGTTTACGAAGAAACCTCAGGAGTTGGACCAGGTGAGCCTGTTATAACAACTGGTGAAGCTTTGTCAGTTGAACTAGGACCAGGAGTTGTATCTCAGATGTTTGATGGGATTCAAAGACCTTTAAATGTATTTATGGAAGAAACAAACAGTGATTACCTAGTCAGAGGGGTTCATATCGAACCACTTAACCAAGAAAAAAAATGGGACTTTGAACCAAAGAAAAAAGTTGGTGACAAAGTCATCGCAGGTGACATTGTTGGGACAGTTCAAGAAACAAAGGTAATCGAACACCGTATAATGGTACCTTATGGTATTGAAGGAACCATCGCTTCAATAGAAAGCGGTAGTTTTAATTTAAAAGATACTGTTTATACGCTTGAAACGGAAACTGGAGTTAAAAAGTTTACGATGATGCAAAAATGGCCTGTTCGTACTGGTCGTCCGATTGCACAAAAATTAGATCCCAATATTCCCCTAACAACAGGGCAACGTGTTATTGATACTTTTTTCCCGATTACTAAAGGTGGTAGTGCCGCTGTTCCAGGACCATTTGGAGCTGGAAAAACAGTTGTACAGCATCAAATCGCAAAATTTGCTGACGTTGATTTAGTTGTCTATGTTGGTTGTGGTGAACGTGGAAATGAAATGACGGATGTACTTAACGAGTTTCCGGAGCTAATTGACCCAAATACTGGTGAATCATTAATGGAAAGAACTATACTGATTGCTAATACTTCTAATATGCCAGTTGCTGCTCGTGAAGCATCTATCTATACAGGTATTACAATTGCTGAATATTTCCGTGATATGGGTTATAGTGTCGCGGTTATGGCCGACTCAACTTCACGTTGGGCAGAAGCACTCCGCGAAATGTCAGGACGTCTAGAAGAAATGCCTGGGGATGAAGGATATCCTGCTTACCTAGGAAGCCGTATTGCAGAATATTATGAACGTGCTGGACGCGTAACTGCTTTAGGTAGCGATGGTCGGGAAGGAAGTATTTCGGCAATTGGTGCGGTATCGCCACCAGGTGGAGATACATCTGAACCGGTTACTCAAAATACACTCCGAGTGGTTAAAATATTCTGGGCCTTAGATTCCACACTTGCTCAAAAACGTCACTTCCCAGCTATTGACTGGTTAACTTCTTACTCACTTTATAGTTCTGAAGTAGGGAAGTATATGGATAACCACTTAGAAAGTGATTGGTCACAAAAAGTTCAATATGCTATGAATTTGTTGATTAAAGAGTCAGAATTGGAAGAAATTGTTCGTTTAGTTGGTTTAGACTCACTTTCTGAAAAAGACCGCTTAACAATGGCTGTTGCAGAGTCACTTCGAGAAGATTTCCTCCAACAAAATGCTTTTGATGATGTCGATACTTATACATCTCAAGAAAAACAATATGCTATGCTAGATAATATTTTAAGTCTA from Jeotgalibaca dankookensis harbors:
- a CDS encoding V-type ATP synthase subunit I; the encoded protein is MAIAKMKKIKLISFQNQKDAILEGIQSLQSIELIDMSAEYAEVNAMSVSSRDYFESQSKEWEEKYNSYQDLLSFLRPYLPQPKMLTKLRTPKEMLTIQEMQTELSKVDKELILKTLNDARQRLKQNDQEVERLNEEESFLLKWQKLEHIPSDIVTNEYVGTLTGLVPQTVSDSFIREIKNHKDIFVEEVFQTKDEYGITVAFDRKFEQEVNKVLDENHFAVLHYPFEEIPGIELNRISEEKTQMIEDSKALKEQLGKMQKEEWVLKLMVEISYAELQRARSKQLLVDERHLFVLEGWMEDSKVGDIREALEERLEKENFALVTEEVQEEEMDKVPIVLENNKVVTPFENITDMYSLPKYNEMDPTPFLTPFYLLFFGMMLADLGYGMLLFAATAVALKFFHFDKGMRKNLSFFHLLSYPTMMWGLIYGSFFGFELPFVLLSTMDDVNTILVLSIVFGVLQILLGLGLRTYLLLRDKDPFGAVAEGIGWIVIFVGIIIVLIANMVFPNAFVATLGQGIAIAGVVAILVASTLGSESKGLGFGSGLYNLYGITGYVGDIVSYTRLMALGVSGSSIALAFNMIIGFLPPVARFTVGILLFIALHSINFGLSLLSAYVHGARLIFVEFFGKFYEGGGKALNPLKTSEEYIELKNNYNR
- a CDS encoding V-type ATP synthase subunit K is translated as MTWLQFFIENSGGYVFAALGIGMAVIFAGMGSAKGVGMTGEAATALIKEQPEKFAKALILQLLPGTQGLYGFVIGFLIYINMSPEMAFQDGLYMFMAALPIAFTGLTSGVAQGRVATAGLQILAKREEHNTKGIIFSAMVETYAILGFVISFLLVLNG
- a CDS encoding V-type ATP synthase subunit E yields the protein MKELEGLSSQILNRTKEKGQEKLVAKETELNAKIEANRIRLVEFQKNQKELIHSRNEMEYERQKQSLRNEKRNTLLGEKQAILADIYEGAIEKMSNWDTETFQQFAGNILKRFSNKAVTFVTGEKSAEHITSAFKSANPSVTFSDDFMPGKAGFIVSVDGVDYNYFFDQVVEEIQKDFTPKLASLAFKKNE
- a CDS encoding V-type ATPase subunit, yielding MKDTDYKGINTLIRTYELRLLKSEDMERLLKAESLRAALEMLRTTDYDFDIEAVINSKDFNRFLIAHLHDVYQELYELAPEPELLGLFTLRYSYHNLKVMFKERFLDEQHDDLLIPIGEMSLESLRNLVETGESSQAHPIMVEAVQALKTEFEESGRIEAVTVYMDTYYLRHLRAVTDEVNYPSVTEIADTIIDMYNLTSVVRSQNQDKPRSHLYTLLSSAGSIAKQDIIDESINGSVAIIRKLYAGKAYSGRLESVINDNKVNTLKLDQLMNELIHEVVSDGFYQAFGPLPLLGYIYAKETEVTNLRLILVGKDNGISEDILRERVRLVYGS
- a CDS encoding V-type ATP synthase subunit F, with the translated sequence MAHNIGVVGDKDSILPFKILGFSVFASTNPREAREIVDRLARENYGIIYLTEELAAQMSDTIERYDATLVPAIILIPNHSGSLGIGKRRIQENVEKAVGQNIL
- a CDS encoding V-type ATP synthase subunit A; translation: MKNGEIIKVSGPLVMAKGMEAANIFDICRVGDLGLIGEVIEMREDVASIQVYEETSGVGPGEPVITTGEALSVELGPGVVSQMFDGIQRPLNVFMEETNSDYLVRGVHIEPLNQEKKWDFEPKKKVGDKVIAGDIVGTVQETKVIEHRIMVPYGIEGTIASIESGSFNLKDTVYTLETETGVKKFTMMQKWPVRTGRPIAQKLDPNIPLTTGQRVIDTFFPITKGGSAAVPGPFGAGKTVVQHQIAKFADVDLVVYVGCGERGNEMTDVLNEFPELIDPNTGESLMERTILIANTSNMPVAAREASIYTGITIAEYFRDMGYSVAVMADSTSRWAEALREMSGRLEEMPGDEGYPAYLGSRIAEYYERAGRVTALGSDGREGSISAIGAVSPPGGDTSEPVTQNTLRVVKIFWALDSTLAQKRHFPAIDWLTSYSLYSSEVGKYMDNHLESDWSQKVQYAMNLLIKESELEEIVRLVGLDSLSEKDRLTMAVAESLREDFLQQNAFDDVDTYTSQEKQYAMLDNILSLEDEARKAMELGAYFEEIFEGTANIRERIARSKYISEENLEDIKQIKVDLKETVRKVVAEGGMTRNA